One window of Sinorhizobium fredii NGR234 genomic DNA carries:
- the xdhA gene encoding xanthine dehydrogenase small subunit: MTQAPDSIRFILNDTEVSLSDVEPAATLLDFLRLERRLTGTKEGCAEGDCGACTVLVGRHAGESLVYETVNACIRFVGSLNATHVVTVEHLAASDGTLHPVQQAMVDFHGSQCGFCTPGIVMSLYALWLTDDNPSRAAIEKALQGNLCRCTGYEPIIRAAEAAAKERPAAVFDPITRTRETVATRLKALQATETIVIGRGEDCLIVPADAAGLAAVLAEHPTATIVAGATDVGLWVTKQMRPINPAVFINGIAELQKIESSEAGLTIGAGVSYTAAFAVLSSAYPSFGRLLDRIGGEQVRNMGTIGGNIANGSPIGDSPPPLIALGATVTLRSKDGARSLPLEEFFIAYGKQDRRPDEFVETIFVPALPAGDRFAAYKVTKRRDEDISALLGAFRITLDGDRVKTARIAFGGMAATPKRAKAVEIALIGQPWTEETIHAAQAAFDTDFQPISDWRATGAYRMLAAKNLLMRFFLESIGERAQLQRFEEVA, encoded by the coding sequence ATGACCCAGGCACCCGACAGCATCCGCTTCATCCTGAACGATACGGAAGTCTCGCTTTCGGACGTTGAACCGGCCGCCACCCTCCTCGACTTTCTGAGGCTCGAGCGGCGCCTGACCGGTACCAAGGAAGGCTGTGCCGAGGGCGACTGCGGCGCCTGCACCGTGCTGGTTGGTCGGCATGCCGGCGAAAGCCTCGTCTACGAGACCGTCAATGCCTGCATCCGCTTTGTCGGCTCGCTCAACGCCACGCATGTCGTGACCGTCGAGCATCTGGCCGCGAGCGACGGAACACTGCATCCGGTGCAGCAGGCAATGGTGGATTTTCACGGCTCGCAATGCGGCTTCTGCACGCCCGGCATCGTCATGTCGCTTTACGCGCTGTGGCTGACGGACGACAATCCGAGCCGCGCGGCGATCGAGAAGGCGCTGCAAGGCAATCTCTGTCGCTGCACCGGCTATGAACCGATCATCCGCGCGGCCGAAGCGGCGGCAAAGGAGCGGCCGGCGGCGGTTTTCGATCCGATTACCCGGACGCGCGAAACGGTCGCGACTCGGCTCAAGGCGCTGCAGGCGACGGAAACGATCGTCATCGGCAGGGGCGAGGACTGTCTTATCGTTCCGGCGGATGCGGCCGGGCTTGCGGCGGTGCTGGCCGAACATCCCACCGCCACGATCGTCGCTGGTGCGACCGATGTCGGCCTCTGGGTGACGAAGCAGATGCGCCCGATCAATCCGGCAGTGTTCATCAACGGCATCGCCGAACTGCAGAAGATCGAAAGCTCTGAAGCCGGCCTGACGATCGGCGCCGGCGTCAGCTATACGGCCGCCTTCGCAGTTCTTTCCTCCGCCTATCCCAGCTTCGGCCGGCTTCTCGACCGGATCGGCGGCGAGCAGGTGCGCAACATGGGCACGATCGGCGGCAACATCGCCAACGGCTCGCCCATCGGCGACAGCCCGCCGCCGCTGATCGCCCTCGGCGCCACGGTCACGCTGCGGTCGAAAGACGGCGCGCGCTCGCTGCCGCTCGAGGAATTCTTCATCGCCTATGGCAAGCAGGACCGGCGACCCGACGAATTCGTCGAGACCATCTTCGTTCCGGCGCTGCCGGCAGGCGACCGCTTCGCTGCCTACAAGGTGACGAAGCGCCGCGACGAGGACATCTCCGCCTTGCTCGGCGCCTTTCGCATCACGCTCGACGGCGACCGGGTGAAAACCGCCCGCATCGCCTTTGGCGGCATGGCCGCCACCCCGAAGCGGGCAAAGGCCGTCGAGATCGCGCTGATCGGCCAGCCCTGGACGGAAGAGACGATCCACGCCGCGCAGGCCGCCTTCGACACGGATTTTCAGCCGATCAGCGACTGGCGCGCCACCGGCGCCTATCGAATGCTGGCGGCGAAGAACCTGCTGATGCGCTTCTTCCTGGAAAGCATTGGCGAAAGGGCCCAGCTTCAGCGCTTCGAGGAGGTGGCATGA
- the glpK gene encoding glycerol kinase GlpK, giving the protein MGGYILAIDQGTTSTRAIVFDGKQQVAGVGQKEFKQYFPKSGWVEHDPEEIWETVLFTARQAIEKAGISATDIAAIGITNQRETVVVWDRATGKPIHNAIVWQDRRTASFCDKLKKQGLEKTFSKKTGLLLDPYFSGTKLNWLLTNVKGAPARAAKGELCFGTVDTFLIWRLTGGKSFVTDATNASRTLIYNIVDNSWDDELTDILRIPRVMLPEVKDCAADFGVTDASLFGAAIPILGVAGDQQAATIGQACFKPGMLKSTYGTGCFALLNTGKDIVRSKNRLLTTIAYRLNGETTYALEGSIFVAGAAVQWLRDGLKVIKAAPDTGTLAESADPTQDVYLVPAFTGLGAPHWDPDARGAIYGMTRNTGPAEFARAALESVCYQTRDLLDAMHRDWRSNGKDTVLRVDGGMVASDWTMQRLSDLLDAPVDRPVILETTALGVAWLAGSRAGVWPKQEEFAKSWARDRRFEPKMDGTTRKGKLKGWRSAVKRTLMAA; this is encoded by the coding sequence ATGGGCGGATATATTCTCGCGATCGATCAGGGTACGACGTCCACGCGGGCGATCGTTTTCGACGGCAAGCAGCAGGTCGCGGGCGTCGGCCAGAAGGAATTCAAACAGTATTTTCCGAAATCCGGCTGGGTGGAACACGACCCGGAGGAGATCTGGGAGACGGTTCTCTTTACCGCTCGACAGGCGATCGAGAAGGCTGGAATTTCCGCGACCGATATCGCCGCGATCGGCATCACCAACCAGCGCGAGACGGTGGTGGTGTGGGATCGCGCGACGGGCAAGCCGATCCACAATGCGATCGTCTGGCAGGATCGCCGCACCGCGTCCTTCTGCGATAAGCTGAAGAAGCAGGGCCTCGAAAAGACCTTCAGCAAGAAAACCGGGCTGCTGCTCGATCCTTATTTCTCCGGTACGAAGCTCAACTGGCTGCTCACCAATGTGAAGGGAGCGCCGGCGCGCGCCGCCAAGGGCGAGCTCTGCTTCGGCACCGTCGACACCTTCCTCATCTGGCGACTTACCGGCGGCAAGTCCTTCGTCACCGACGCCACCAATGCGTCGCGCACGCTGATCTACAACATCGTCGACAATAGCTGGGATGACGAACTCACCGACATCCTGCGCATCCCGCGGGTAATGCTGCCCGAGGTGAAGGACTGCGCCGCCGACTTCGGCGTCACCGATGCTTCCCTGTTCGGCGCGGCGATCCCGATCCTCGGCGTCGCCGGCGACCAGCAGGCGGCAACGATCGGCCAGGCCTGCTTCAAACCCGGCATGCTGAAATCGACCTACGGGACCGGCTGCTTCGCGCTGCTCAATACCGGCAAGGACATCGTCCGTTCCAAGAACCGGCTGCTCACCACCATCGCCTACCGCCTCAATGGCGAGACGACCTATGCGCTCGAAGGCTCGATCTTTGTCGCGGGCGCTGCCGTCCAATGGCTGCGCGACGGGCTCAAGGTCATCAAGGCCGCGCCCGATACCGGCACGCTGGCCGAAAGCGCGGACCCGACGCAGGACGTCTATCTCGTGCCGGCCTTCACCGGGCTCGGCGCGCCGCACTGGGATCCGGATGCCCGCGGCGCGATTTACGGCATGACCCGCAACACCGGCCCGGCCGAATTCGCCCGTGCCGCTCTCGAGTCCGTTTGCTATCAGACACGCGACCTCCTCGACGCCATGCATCGGGATTGGCGCAGCAACGGCAAGGACACGGTGCTGCGCGTCGACGGCGGCATGGTTGCCTCCGACTGGACGATGCAAAGGCTCTCCGACCTCCTCGACGCCCCGGTCGACCGCCCGGTCATTCTCGAGACGACGGCGCTCGGCGTTGCCTGGCTCGCCGGCAGCCGCGCCGGGGTCTGGCCCAAACAGGAGGAGTTCGCCAAGTCCTGGGCGCGCGACCGGCGCTTCGAACCGAAGATGGACGGGACAACCCGCAAGGGCAAGCTCAAGGGCTGGCGCAGCGCCGTGAAGCGGACGCTGATGGCGGCGTAG
- a CDS encoding 3-hydroxybutyrate dehydrogenase, with the protein MTKTAVITGSTSGIGLAIAKAFAKTGANIVLNGFGSADEIRTVTDEVAGLGAGTVLHHPADMTKPAEIADLMATAVARFGGADILVNNAGVQFVEKIEDFPVEQWDRIIAINLSSSFHTIRAAIPAMKQKGWGRIVNIASAHGLVASPFKSAYVAAKHGIMGLTKTVALEVAENGITVNSICPGYVLTPLVEKQIPDQARTRGITEEQVINEVMLKGQPTKKFITVEQVASLALYLASDEAAQITGTHVSMDGGWTAQ; encoded by the coding sequence ATGACGAAAACAGCGGTCATAACGGGTTCGACGAGCGGCATCGGCCTGGCAATCGCCAAGGCATTTGCGAAGACCGGGGCCAATATCGTGCTGAATGGTTTCGGTTCGGCCGACGAGATCAGGACGGTGACGGACGAGGTGGCGGGTCTCGGCGCCGGCACGGTGCTGCACCATCCGGCCGACATGACGAAGCCGGCCGAGATCGCCGACCTGATGGCGACCGCCGTCGCGCGCTTCGGCGGTGCCGATATCCTCGTCAACAATGCCGGCGTACAGTTCGTCGAAAAGATCGAGGATTTTCCGGTCGAGCAATGGGACCGGATCATCGCCATCAACCTCTCCTCCTCCTTCCACACGATCCGGGCGGCGATTCCCGCCATGAAACAGAAGGGCTGGGGCCGCATCGTCAACATCGCCTCGGCGCATGGCCTCGTCGCCTCACCCTTCAAATCCGCCTATGTGGCGGCCAAGCATGGTATCATGGGCCTCACGAAGACCGTGGCGCTCGAGGTGGCGGAAAACGGCATCACCGTGAACTCGATCTGCCCCGGCTATGTGCTGACGCCGCTTGTCGAAAAGCAGATACCGGACCAGGCGAGGACGCGCGGCATCACCGAGGAACAGGTGATCAACGAGGTGATGCTCAAGGGTCAGCCGACCAAGAAATTCATAACCGTCGAGCAGGTCGCCTCGCTGGCGCTCTATCTCGCCAGCGACGAGGCGGCGCAAATCACCGGCACGCATGTCTCGATGGACGGCGGCTGGACGGCGCAATAG
- the xdhB gene encoding xanthine dehydrogenase molybdopterin binding subunit: MDKSTFEDRQSIAGPMHSELRHDSAHKHVAGTADYIDDIPEPAGILHGALGLTDRAHAEIMDMDLSAVAALPGVVSVLTAKDMPHSNDISPTHLHDEPVLADGRVQFHGQPAFAVIAETRDIARRAARLAKITYRDLPHMIDVADAMAGGGELVTPPLTLQRGDAEGELERAPRRLKGRMRIGGQEHFYLEGHIALAVPGEDDEMAVWVSTQHPSEVQHMVAQVLGVPSNAVTVNVRRMGGGFGGKETQGNQFAALAAVAARKLRRAVKFRPDRDDDMVATGKRHDFLVDYDVGFDEDGQILAVHATYAARCGFSADLSGPVTDRALFHADNAYYYPHVKLTSQPLKTNTVSNTAFRGFGGPQGMVGGERIIEEVAFALGKDPLEIRKQNFYGDKDSDRNVTPYHQKIEDNIIRQIVEELETSAEYQARRAAIIDFNRSSRVIRKGIALTPVKFGISFTLTHLNQAGALVHVYNDGSVHLNHGGTEMGQGLYTKVAQVLADSFQIDIDRVKITATTTGKVPNTSATAASSGSDLNGMAAFDAARQIKERLVAFAAERWQTTPDNISFVPNHVKIGEELVPFAELIGQAYVARVQLSAAGFYKTPKIHWDRAAGRGTPFYYFAYGAAVSEVSIDTLTGEYLVDRVDVLHDVGRSLNPAIDLGQVEGGFVQGMGWLTTEELWWDEKGRLRTHAPSTYKIPLASDRPKIFDVRLAEWSENAEKTVGRSKAVGEPPLMLPISVLEALSMAVASVADYRECPRLDTPATPERVLMAVERLRGL; encoded by the coding sequence ATGGATAAGTCCACCTTCGAAGACCGCCAAAGCATCGCCGGCCCCATGCACAGTGAGCTCCGCCATGACAGCGCCCACAAGCACGTCGCCGGGACCGCCGATTATATCGACGACATTCCGGAGCCCGCCGGAATCTTGCACGGCGCGCTTGGCCTCACGGACCGGGCACACGCCGAAATCATGGACATGGACCTCTCGGCTGTGGCCGCCCTTCCCGGCGTCGTCTCAGTACTGACCGCAAAGGACATGCCGCATTCGAACGACATCAGCCCCACCCACCTGCACGACGAACCGGTGCTTGCCGACGGTCGCGTGCAGTTCCACGGGCAGCCGGCCTTTGCGGTCATCGCCGAGACGCGCGACATAGCCCGCCGTGCCGCGCGGCTTGCGAAGATCACCTATCGCGACCTGCCCCACATGATCGATGTCGCCGACGCGATGGCCGGGGGCGGCGAGCTCGTCACGCCGCCCCTGACGCTGCAGCGCGGCGACGCGGAAGGCGAACTGGAGCGCGCACCACGCCGGCTCAAGGGCCGGATGCGGATCGGCGGCCAGGAGCACTTCTATCTGGAAGGACACATCGCGCTCGCGGTTCCCGGCGAGGACGACGAGATGGCCGTCTGGGTGTCGACGCAGCATCCGAGCGAGGTCCAGCACATGGTCGCGCAGGTGCTCGGCGTTCCATCGAATGCCGTGACGGTGAATGTCCGCCGCATGGGCGGCGGCTTCGGCGGCAAGGAAACGCAGGGCAACCAGTTCGCCGCACTCGCCGCCGTCGCCGCGCGCAAGCTGCGCCGCGCCGTGAAATTCCGCCCCGACCGCGACGACGACATGGTGGCCACCGGCAAGCGCCACGATTTCCTCGTCGATTACGATGTCGGCTTCGATGAGGACGGGCAGATCCTGGCGGTCCACGCCACCTATGCGGCGCGCTGCGGTTTTTCCGCCGATCTATCCGGACCGGTCACCGACCGGGCGCTCTTCCACGCCGATAACGCCTACTACTATCCGCATGTGAAGCTGACATCGCAACCGCTGAAGACCAATACGGTTTCCAACACCGCCTTTCGCGGCTTCGGCGGGCCGCAAGGCATGGTCGGCGGCGAGCGGATCATCGAGGAGGTCGCCTTTGCGCTCGGCAAGGACCCGCTCGAAATCCGCAAGCAAAACTTCTACGGCGACAAGGATTCGGATCGCAACGTCACGCCATACCACCAGAAGATCGAAGACAACATCATCCGGCAGATCGTCGAGGAACTGGAGACGAGTGCCGAGTACCAGGCGCGGCGGGCCGCGATCATCGACTTCAATAGATCGAGCCGCGTGATCCGCAAGGGCATCGCGCTGACGCCGGTGAAGTTCGGCATCTCCTTCACGCTCACCCATCTCAATCAGGCGGGCGCCCTCGTCCATGTCTATAATGACGGTTCGGTCCACCTCAACCATGGTGGCACCGAGATGGGCCAGGGCCTCTACACCAAGGTGGCGCAGGTTCTGGCCGACAGCTTCCAGATCGACATCGACCGCGTGAAGATCACCGCGACGACGACCGGCAAGGTGCCGAACACCTCGGCAACTGCCGCCTCATCGGGCTCCGACCTTAACGGCATGGCCGCTTTCGACGCAGCCCGCCAGATCAAGGAACGCCTCGTCGCCTTCGCCGCCGAACGCTGGCAGACGACGCCCGACAATATCAGCTTCGTGCCGAACCATGTGAAGATCGGCGAGGAGCTCGTGCCCTTCGCGGAACTCATCGGCCAAGCCTATGTCGCGCGTGTGCAGCTTTCGGCCGCCGGCTTCTACAAGACGCCGAAAATCCATTGGGACCGCGCCGCCGGGCGCGGCACGCCCTTCTACTATTTCGCCTATGGCGCGGCAGTCTCCGAAGTATCGATCGACACGCTGACCGGCGAATATCTGGTCGACCGCGTCGATGTGCTGCACGACGTCGGCCGCTCGCTCAATCCGGCGATCGACCTCGGCCAGGTCGAGGGCGGCTTCGTGCAAGGCATGGGCTGGCTGACGACGGAGGAACTCTGGTGGGACGAGAAGGGGCGGCTGAGGACGCACGCTCCCTCCACCTACAAGATTCCCCTCGCCTCGGATCGGCCGAAGATCTTCGACGTGCGCCTCGCCGAATGGTCGGAAAACGCCGAAAAGACGGTCGGCCGCTCGAAGGCGGTGGGAGAGCCGCCCCTGATGCTGCCGATCTCGGTGCTCGAGGCGCTGTCGATGGCGGTCGCCAGCGTCGCCGACTATCGCGAATGTCCCCGCCTCGATACGCCGGCAACGCCGGAGCGGGTGTTGATGGCGGTGGAGCGGCTCAGGGGCCTCTAA